In Brevibacillus brevis NBRC 100599, a single genomic region encodes these proteins:
- the mqnC gene encoding cyclic dehypoxanthinyl futalosine synthase translates to MIDSILERALAGERLGLEDGLALFASNEIEKIGHYANLVMQKHHPDPIATFVISRNVNYTNVCDTYCRFCAFYRPPGSSEGYVLPRETIFEKIQETVDVGGTEILMQGGTNPDLKLDYYTDLLRAIKERFPQITMHSLSVAEVMKIAEVSNVSVEEVLKELKAAGLDSLPGAGGEILDDRTRRKISRLKGSWTEWIDTQKAAHRAGLPGTATMVIGFGEEMEERVLSLLRIRDAQDETGGFKAFIVWTFQPDNTNMKAVNNTPEEYLKTLAISRLMLDNIENFQSSWVTMGPHYGQLSLSYGANDFGQTMMEENVVSAAACTYKVNTNQILELIRGAGKIPAQRNTQYDILRVFKDGEMAERDFVMQN, encoded by the coding sequence ATGATCGATTCTATATTAGAACGTGCTCTCGCAGGTGAACGCCTGGGTCTCGAAGACGGTCTGGCTTTGTTTGCGAGCAATGAAATCGAAAAGATCGGACATTACGCCAATCTGGTTATGCAGAAGCATCATCCAGATCCGATTGCGACCTTTGTTATTAGTCGCAACGTCAATTACACGAACGTATGTGACACGTATTGCCGTTTTTGTGCCTTTTATCGTCCCCCAGGCTCTTCTGAAGGATACGTTCTTCCCAGAGAGACGATTTTCGAAAAGATTCAGGAGACCGTTGATGTAGGCGGTACAGAAATCTTGATGCAAGGCGGCACCAATCCTGATCTAAAGCTGGATTATTACACTGACCTCTTGCGTGCGATCAAAGAGCGCTTCCCGCAGATTACGATGCACTCTCTGTCTGTGGCGGAAGTGATGAAAATCGCGGAAGTTTCTAACGTGTCTGTCGAGGAAGTGCTGAAAGAGCTGAAGGCAGCAGGTCTCGATTCCTTGCCGGGAGCGGGTGGCGAAATCCTCGATGATCGTACACGTCGGAAGATTTCCCGTTTGAAGGGTTCGTGGACTGAGTGGATTGATACCCAAAAAGCCGCACACCGTGCAGGCTTGCCTGGTACAGCTACCATGGTCATTGGTTTTGGGGAAGAGATGGAGGAGCGCGTACTTTCTCTGTTGCGCATCCGCGATGCACAAGATGAGACAGGCGGATTCAAAGCGTTCATTGTCTGGACCTTCCAACCGGACAACACCAACATGAAGGCTGTCAACAACACGCCGGAGGAATACTTAAAAACACTGGCAATCAGCCGCCTCATGCTGGATAATATCGAAAACTTTCAATCTTCTTGGGTGACAATGGGCCCGCATTACGGTCAGCTTTCTCTCTCTTATGGAGCGAACGATTTCGGCCAAACGATGATGGAAGAAAATGTTGTTTCCGCAGCAGCATGTACGTACAAGGTCAACACGAACCAAATTTTGGAGCTGATTCGCGGCGCAGGCAAAATTCCTGCACAGCGCAACACACAGTATGACATCCTGCGCGTTTTCAAAGACGGCGAGATGGCAGAACGTGATTTTGTCATGCAAAACTAA
- the ytxC gene encoding putative sporulation protein YtxC: protein MQTFRVLLENVPEHCDTYRAIVNEMTERVNTAPVRITYREQEENGYLLFYFQSWCESEYDAQTIDWARAFVALTLAEWVIQVKEPKIMEEMAADLLAVEQMESEWAEIFPYIQRMCQEVELDGGELLTATTRKANVYRNVFSYLEWERTINVLGFIRFRLQEHWNELFELVETGIDEYLEDKQYQEFVELLRYFIAVQETKQEIVHVVPSVDKPFHLYDKKGDRLWLEQLDTVLNMDEQKCRDEDYLVSALVTLAPESIVLHMASEKPGLAQTIRSIFDGRLITCHSCSLCLSERRVLDGNNPSKL, encoded by the coding sequence ATGCAGACGTTTCGCGTATTGCTGGAGAATGTCCCTGAGCATTGTGACACGTATCGGGCTATCGTAAATGAGATGACGGAGCGGGTCAACACTGCACCGGTGCGCATTACATACAGGGAGCAAGAAGAGAATGGATACCTCTTGTTCTACTTTCAAAGCTGGTGTGAGAGTGAGTATGACGCGCAGACCATCGATTGGGCAAGAGCCTTCGTTGCTCTTACATTAGCCGAATGGGTCATTCAGGTGAAGGAACCGAAAATCATGGAAGAAATGGCCGCAGACTTACTCGCTGTCGAACAGATGGAAAGCGAGTGGGCGGAAATTTTTCCTTATATTCAACGCATGTGCCAAGAAGTCGAGCTGGATGGCGGGGAACTGTTAACGGCTACGACACGCAAGGCAAACGTATATCGCAATGTCTTCTCCTATCTGGAGTGGGAGAGAACGATCAACGTATTGGGCTTCATCCGTTTTCGACTGCAGGAGCATTGGAACGAGCTGTTCGAACTCGTGGAAACGGGCATTGACGAATATCTGGAAGACAAGCAATACCAAGAGTTTGTCGAACTGCTGCGCTATTTCATTGCTGTACAGGAAACCAAGCAGGAAATCGTTCATGTCGTTCCTAGTGTGGACAAACCTTTCCATCTTTATGATAAAAAAGGGGATCGTCTTTGGCTTGAACAGTTGGATACGGTTCTGAACATGGACGAACAAAAATGCCGAGACGAGGATTATTTGGTCAGTGCTTTGGTTACACTGGCTCCTGAGAGTATCGTGCTCCATATGGCTTCGGAAAAGCCTGGGCTTGCACAGACGATCCGCAGTATTTTTGACGGTCGGCTCATTACTTGCCACTCTTGTTCCCTTTGTCTATCCGAGCGACGTGTACTTGACGGGAATAATCCCTCTAAACTATAA
- a CDS encoding MerR family transcriptional regulator, whose translation MSREGIQKEESWTISDLAQQLDVSTRTIRYYEELGLIFPSRTEKGSRHYNRKDRARLRLILRGKRFGFSLDQIREMIKLFDEDRTGRAQLLRTIEYGNQKLAEIDEKIMELRQLREDILVYKQNFEQKLLEENEEEKR comes from the coding sequence ATGAGCAGAGAAGGAATACAGAAGGAAGAATCGTGGACCATCTCTGATCTTGCTCAACAATTAGATGTCAGCACCAGAACGATTCGGTACTACGAGGAGCTAGGCTTGATTTTCCCCAGTCGGACAGAGAAGGGCAGCAGGCACTATAACCGTAAGGATCGTGCCAGGCTGCGACTCATTCTGCGAGGGAAGCGCTTCGGATTTTCGTTGGATCAGATTCGCGAGATGATTAAGCTGTTTGACGAGGATCGTACAGGTCGGGCGCAGCTTTTGCGAACGATTGAGTACGGCAACCAAAAGCTGGCTGAGATCGACGAGAAAATCATGGAACTCCGACAACTGAGAGAAGACATTCTCGTCTACAAGCAAAACTTTGAACAAAAATTGCTTGAAGAAAATGAGGAGGAGAAACGATGA
- the gerQ gene encoding spore coat protein GerQ, with protein MSQQMPYTGYPQQQFGYDMYPSAQYPYGIPQQQQQMIQQQPQLVPMQPSGSLIPGMPITPGQVLEESYIENILRLNRGKVITVYQTFENNSQWNAKIFRGVLETAGRDHIILSDPQTGKRYLLLMVHTDYITADEELNYIPPQLPTGVR; from the coding sequence ATGAGTCAACAAATGCCTTACACTGGTTACCCTCAACAACAATTCGGTTACGATATGTACCCATCCGCACAGTATCCATACGGCATACCTCAGCAACAGCAGCAGATGATTCAGCAGCAACCTCAACTGGTTCCGATGCAACCAAGCGGATCCTTGATTCCTGGAATGCCCATTACTCCTGGGCAAGTGCTGGAAGAATCGTACATCGAAAACATCCTTCGCCTGAATCGAGGCAAAGTCATTACGGTGTACCAAACGTTTGAAAACAACAGCCAATGGAACGCCAAAATTTTCCGCGGTGTCCTCGAAACTGCTGGCCGGGACCACATCATTCTCAGTGATCCGCAAACCGGCAAACGCTATTTGCTCCTCATGGTCCACACGGATTACATCACCGCGGACGAAGAATTGAATTACATCCCGCCTCAGCTTCCTACAGGAGTTCGGTAA
- a CDS encoding cell wall hydrolase yields MAVIKANSKDVDMLARLIRAEAEGEGELGMLMVGNVGVNRILGNCLDFKNIRSMRDMVYQSPGGFEAVQKPYFYQRTRDKERRLAQRAVNGEKTRPASNALWFYRPAGNCPATWWDQQNSGRYKAHCFFVPTPADCPRVY; encoded by the coding sequence ATGGCCGTCATCAAAGCGAACTCCAAAGATGTCGATATGCTTGCCAGACTGATTCGAGCTGAGGCTGAGGGTGAAGGTGAGTTGGGCATGTTGATGGTTGGCAACGTTGGGGTAAATCGGATTTTAGGTAACTGCCTTGACTTCAAAAACATTCGCAGCATGCGTGACATGGTCTATCAATCTCCGGGAGGATTCGAAGCGGTCCAGAAGCCGTATTTCTATCAACGGACCAGGGATAAAGAAAGACGATTGGCACAGCGCGCAGTCAATGGCGAAAAGACCCGTCCGGCTAGCAACGCATTATGGTTCTACCGGCCTGCCGGAAACTGTCCAGCTACCTGGTGGGATCAACAAAACTCCGGTCGCTATAAGGCACACTGCTTCTTCGTTCCAACACCTGCAGATTGTCCACGCGTCTATTAA
- the thrS gene encoding threonine--tRNA ligase gives MAQIHVTFPDGAVRQYDAGITIEDIAGSISSSLKKKAVAGKKDGKVVDLYTELTDDAAIEIVTLDSADGLEVYRHSTAHLLAQAVKRIYGAEVKFGIGPVIEDGFYYDMDIPVSLSPEDLGKIEAEMEKIVKEDLPIRRKVVSREEATAIFQELNDHLKLELIRDLPEDATITLYEQGEFFDLCRGPHLPSTGFIKAFKLMSVAGAYWRGKAENQVLQRVYGTAWPKKADMDEYLHFIEEAKKRDHRKLGKELGLFMFSEEAPGMPFYLPKGFTVRNELEQFSRRLQQLAQYTEVRSPFLMNERLWKESGHWDHYKENMYFSEVDNATYALKPMNCPGHMLIYKNEMHSYRDLPIRYSEFGQVHRHEYSGALNGMLRVRTFCQDDAHVFVRPDQIASEIKGMITLIDSIYKVFGFEYSVALSTRPEDSMGSDELWEAAESSLKTVLEELGMAYEIKDGDGAFYGPKIDFQITDALKRRHQCGTIQLDFQMPEKFDLTYVGQDNEKHRPVVLHRAMYGSMERFIGILIEHYAGAFPIWLTPIQARIMNISEVHMPYAEQVREKLQQAGIRVELDGRNEKIGYKIREAQVEKIPYMLVIGEKEVADGTLSVRKRGVGDEGAMTVDAFVEKIRAEINEMK, from the coding sequence GTGGCACAAATTCATGTTACTTTCCCAGATGGAGCCGTTCGTCAATACGACGCTGGGATTACTATCGAAGACATCGCAGGCTCCATTAGCTCTAGCCTGAAGAAAAAGGCAGTAGCTGGTAAAAAAGACGGCAAGGTTGTTGATCTGTACACAGAACTCACAGATGACGCAGCGATTGAAATCGTTACCCTCGATTCTGCCGACGGGTTGGAAGTATACCGCCATAGTACAGCTCACTTGCTCGCCCAAGCGGTAAAACGTATTTACGGCGCTGAAGTGAAGTTCGGAATCGGTCCTGTGATCGAAGATGGCTTCTACTACGACATGGATATTCCGGTTTCCCTTTCCCCAGAGGATTTGGGCAAAATCGAAGCAGAAATGGAAAAAATCGTGAAGGAAGACCTGCCGATTCGCCGCAAAGTTGTAAGCCGCGAAGAAGCAACTGCGATTTTCCAAGAACTGAACGATCACCTGAAGCTGGAGCTGATTCGCGACCTGCCAGAGGATGCGACTATCACGCTGTATGAGCAAGGCGAATTTTTCGACCTCTGTCGTGGACCGCACTTGCCGTCCACTGGCTTCATCAAAGCATTCAAGTTGATGAGCGTGGCAGGTGCATACTGGCGCGGAAAAGCAGAAAACCAAGTTCTGCAACGCGTGTACGGTACAGCTTGGCCGAAAAAAGCAGACATGGATGAATATCTGCACTTCATCGAAGAAGCGAAAAAGCGCGATCACCGCAAATTGGGTAAAGAACTGGGCCTGTTCATGTTCTCTGAGGAAGCACCAGGCATGCCGTTCTACCTGCCAAAAGGTTTCACTGTTCGCAACGAGCTGGAGCAATTCTCCCGCCGTCTGCAACAATTGGCACAATACACAGAAGTGCGCTCACCGTTCCTCATGAACGAGCGTCTCTGGAAAGAATCCGGTCACTGGGATCACTACAAAGAGAATATGTACTTCTCAGAAGTAGACAACGCGACTTACGCCTTGAAGCCAATGAACTGCCCAGGTCACATGCTGATCTATAAAAACGAGATGCATTCGTACCGTGACCTGCCGATCCGTTACTCTGAGTTCGGGCAAGTTCACCGTCATGAGTACTCCGGGGCGTTGAATGGAATGCTGCGGGTGCGTACCTTCTGCCAGGATGACGCGCACGTGTTTGTCCGTCCTGATCAGATCGCGAGCGAAATCAAAGGCATGATCACTTTGATTGACAGCATCTACAAGGTATTTGGCTTCGAATACAGTGTGGCTCTGTCCACTCGTCCGGAAGATTCCATGGGCTCTGATGAGCTGTGGGAAGCAGCAGAAAGCTCTCTGAAAACAGTGTTGGAAGAGCTCGGCATGGCCTATGAAATTAAAGACGGAGACGGTGCGTTCTACGGACCGAAGATCGACTTCCAAATTACCGACGCGCTGAAACGCCGTCACCAATGTGGAACGATCCAACTGGACTTCCAAATGCCTGAGAAATTTGACCTGACTTATGTTGGTCAAGACAACGAGAAGCACCGTCCAGTTGTTTTGCACCGTGCGATGTACGGCTCCATGGAGCGCTTCATCGGTATCCTGATCGAGCACTACGCAGGTGCATTCCCGATTTGGCTGACACCAATCCAAGCACGCATCATGAACATCAGCGAAGTGCACATGCCATATGCAGAACAAGTAAGAGAAAAACTGCAACAAGCCGGTATTCGTGTAGAGCTGGATGGCCGCAATGAGAAAATCGGCTACAAAATCCGTGAAGCACAAGTTGAAAAAATCCCGTACATGCTGGTCATCGGTGAAAAAGAGGTGGCTGACGGTACACTGTCCGTCCGTAAACGCGGAGTGGGCGATGAAGGCGCGATGACAGTGGATGCGTTTGTAGAGAAAATCCGCGCTGAAATCAATGAAATGAAGTAA
- a CDS encoding class I adenylate-forming enzyme family protein produces MNVSALLAANGRKYPDKPALVAGDVEVTYSQWDTRSTQWAFYLRELGIEQGDRVVMLMPNCPEFAIFYVAVIRTGALVVPINARSTQEEVRHICEHAGAKALLVHDALVPIVNEWVLQTPQLVAIKTGTSQGNWQGIADWDATDVSSDEMNAFSLQPYLVNMNEDSEVSILYTSGTTGRPKGVLYTHRSLLTVAKMMSIELTMSHRSRILHLMPLSNSAPLHLFFIAGLMLGATQVMALTFSPQLLLDLVQQHRITHFFGAPVAYLLTMKHPEFASYDLSSIEYWMYGGAPLSKEMAALMEETYGRDKLACVYGLTEAGPTGMCLLHREHPDKIGSIGNRGVLFVEMEVVDERGERCASGEVGEIRLRGEGTMKGYYNNPEATAESIRDGWVYTGDIARVDEDGFLWMIDRKKDVMITGGVNVYPKEIEQLLERHPLIGEVAVVGLPHVEWGETVTAYVVLKSGVDNNRDWLEEIQSFLRGHLADYKLPRQVHIVPALPRNTSGKVLKHVLRDVSSQKEVELR; encoded by the coding sequence ATGAACGTATCAGCTCTGCTCGCAGCAAACGGAAGGAAATACCCTGACAAGCCCGCTCTGGTTGCAGGAGATGTAGAGGTCACCTACTCCCAGTGGGATACACGCTCTACACAGTGGGCTTTCTATTTGCGAGAGCTTGGCATCGAGCAAGGGGATCGGGTCGTCATGCTGATGCCCAATTGTCCGGAGTTTGCCATTTTTTACGTCGCCGTCATTCGCACTGGTGCACTCGTCGTGCCGATCAACGCACGCTCAACTCAAGAAGAAGTACGACATATATGTGAACATGCCGGAGCAAAGGCACTTCTTGTTCACGATGCCCTCGTGCCGATCGTGAATGAGTGGGTCCTTCAAACGCCGCAGCTTGTGGCCATCAAAACAGGAACGAGCCAAGGGAATTGGCAGGGCATTGCTGATTGGGATGCCACTGACGTGTCTTCTGATGAAATGAATGCGTTTTCTTTGCAGCCCTATTTGGTGAATATGAACGAAGATAGCGAGGTTAGTATCCTCTATACATCTGGAACGACTGGACGACCTAAAGGGGTGCTTTATACACATAGAAGCTTATTGACTGTCGCGAAAATGATGTCGATTGAACTGACGATGTCACATCGTTCTCGAATTTTACATTTGATGCCGCTGAGTAATTCGGCTCCGCTCCATCTCTTTTTCATTGCAGGGCTCATGCTTGGCGCCACTCAGGTAATGGCTCTGACCTTCTCGCCGCAGCTTCTTTTGGACCTGGTGCAGCAGCATCGGATTACGCATTTCTTCGGAGCGCCTGTGGCGTATTTGCTGACGATGAAGCATCCCGAGTTTGCTTCGTACGATTTGTCTTCCATCGAATATTGGATGTATGGCGGGGCTCCTTTGTCCAAAGAGATGGCTGCGCTCATGGAAGAAACTTATGGACGCGATAAACTGGCGTGCGTCTACGGCTTGACAGAGGCAGGGCCGACCGGAATGTGTCTTTTGCACCGAGAACATCCAGATAAAATCGGTAGTATAGGCAATCGTGGTGTATTGTTCGTCGAAATGGAGGTCGTAGACGAGCGAGGAGAGCGATGCGCCAGTGGCGAAGTGGGTGAAATTCGCTTGCGCGGGGAAGGGACAATGAAAGGATACTACAACAATCCAGAGGCTACAGCAGAATCGATACGAGATGGCTGGGTGTATACGGGCGATATTGCACGGGTAGATGAGGATGGATTTCTGTGGATGATTGATCGCAAAAAAGACGTGATGATCACGGGTGGGGTTAACGTTTACCCCAAGGAAATCGAGCAGTTGTTGGAGCGTCATCCGTTGATTGGCGAGGTAGCGGTTGTAGGTTTGCCACATGTGGAGTGGGGCGAGACGGTGACGGCCTATGTGGTGCTAAAATCAGGAGTCGATAACAATCGAGATTGGCTAGAGGAAATCCAAAGCTTTTTGCGCGGTCATCTCGCGGATTACAAGCTACCGCGACAGGTCCATATTGTCCCTGCGCTGCCGCGGAATACGAGTGGAAAAGTCCTGAAGCATGTATTGCGTGATGTCAGTTCCCAGAAGGAAGTGGAGCTGCGATGA
- a CDS encoding YqaA family protein has product MLEHITQLFMQYGMWGLAAMAFLDSFISPIPPFFMQIAMSLLDPGSAIQFATVAFTASVLGAPIGFLLGRWLGKPLLHKILPEKWVIVATEKFAKNGDAAVLIGAFTPIPFKVFTVLSGVFNYSLTKLMFYAIIGRGLKFFLIGTLFYLYGNHAKVLIDEYFEITLLAVAALVAATWFIWSMRRKRYA; this is encoded by the coding sequence ATGCTCGAACATATCACACAGCTATTCATGCAATATGGGATGTGGGGACTCGCGGCCATGGCATTTTTGGACTCATTTATCAGTCCAATTCCTCCGTTTTTTATGCAAATTGCGATGAGTCTGCTCGATCCAGGCTCAGCGATTCAGTTTGCGACAGTAGCCTTTACTGCTTCCGTCCTCGGCGCTCCCATCGGATTTTTGTTGGGGAGATGGCTGGGAAAACCACTTTTGCACAAGATTCTCCCTGAAAAATGGGTTATCGTAGCGACGGAAAAATTCGCAAAAAACGGGGATGCTGCCGTCCTAATCGGAGCTTTTACCCCCATTCCTTTCAAGGTTTTCACTGTGCTCTCTGGCGTATTCAATTACTCGCTGACCAAGCTCATGTTTTATGCGATCATCGGGCGGGGATTGAAGTTTTTCTTGATTGGCACCTTGTTTTATTTATACGGAAATCACGCAAAGGTTCTGATCGATGAATACTTCGAGATCACGCTGTTGGCGGTAGCAGCATTGGTTGCTGCGACCTGGTTTATTTGGAGCATGCGCCGCAAGCGGTACGCGTAA
- a CDS encoding acyl-CoA dehydrogenase family protein — protein MSDLQTSIDQRTYSDNIPHPRMPQGENFFKADPNLNYLLERYLPASMHEWAKQQLSWLGAQVAGPIDERAAYTDREGKPRLRKYNRLGEDISEIITNEGYKETVAEVYGAGIVSYLYQDIPELGRKAPYSYSFFMGYLVSQSEPGFYCPVTLSMSAAYLLDRYGSEEQKEQYLTGLTSRDRTRLYEGATWLTERQGGSDVGANLTVAEPVAGRPGVYRLTGEKFFASNAGAFVATVLARIDEEKPGTKGLGLFLVPWVKPDNERNHIQVRRLKEKLGVNAVPSAEILLNGAEGYLIGEPQNGFKYMAEALNLSRICNAIASIGIMRRAFYEARNYAEQRRAFGKPIDQYPMVKEMLVSLLLDTEVSTGAVFDMIAVYDRLQSHSVSKEDNALARLLIPLLKYRTGEEAVKSTHTAIEIHGGNGYIEEYVTPRLLRDAQVLTVWEGTSNILALDILRVMQKENSHEVFSRMLRERIAGWKHVFSQPYAELIRTELAILEENIAYLMQQIHDYITYKLKTLADHMVDLYTLSCIVSEAEDQVTREGNARKYILAKLYAEKHFPSREKRGIQVDPLLDVQFFTQLVEYQLVSVEEWAQQSAIVPTR, from the coding sequence ATGAGTGATTTGCAAACGAGCATCGATCAGCGAACTTACAGTGACAACATCCCGCACCCGCGTATGCCACAGGGGGAAAACTTTTTCAAAGCAGATCCCAATCTCAATTACTTGCTGGAACGTTATCTCCCTGCTTCCATGCATGAATGGGCCAAACAGCAGTTGAGCTGGTTAGGTGCGCAAGTGGCAGGACCTATCGATGAGCGTGCCGCTTATACAGACAGGGAAGGCAAGCCAAGATTACGCAAGTACAATCGGCTGGGCGAGGATATTTCCGAGATTATTACCAATGAAGGCTACAAGGAAACAGTAGCAGAGGTTTACGGAGCAGGCATCGTCAGCTATTTGTATCAAGACATCCCTGAGTTGGGGAGAAAAGCGCCGTACAGCTATTCCTTTTTCATGGGCTATCTCGTGAGCCAGTCTGAGCCGGGCTTTTATTGCCCTGTCACCTTGTCGATGTCAGCCGCTTATTTACTTGATCGTTACGGCAGCGAAGAACAGAAGGAGCAGTACCTGACAGGACTGACCTCTCGCGACCGCACTCGCTTGTATGAAGGGGCTACTTGGCTGACCGAGAGACAGGGCGGGTCGGATGTCGGTGCGAATTTGACCGTTGCAGAGCCAGTAGCAGGTCGGCCCGGAGTGTACCGATTGACAGGAGAAAAGTTTTTTGCGAGCAATGCCGGAGCATTTGTTGCGACTGTTTTGGCAAGAATCGATGAGGAGAAACCGGGGACAAAAGGGCTCGGACTGTTTTTGGTGCCTTGGGTAAAGCCTGACAACGAACGCAATCACATCCAGGTCCGCCGCTTGAAAGAAAAGCTGGGCGTCAACGCCGTACCATCTGCGGAAATACTGTTGAACGGGGCAGAGGGTTATTTGATCGGGGAGCCACAAAACGGCTTCAAATACATGGCAGAAGCCCTGAACCTCTCGCGCATTTGCAACGCGATTGCTTCGATTGGGATTATGCGTAGAGCTTTTTACGAAGCGAGGAATTATGCCGAGCAGCGCCGTGCATTCGGGAAGCCAATTGATCAGTACCCGATGGTAAAAGAAATGCTGGTGAGCCTCTTATTGGATACAGAGGTCAGCACGGGTGCGGTGTTTGATATGATTGCTGTCTATGATCGCTTGCAGTCTCATTCCGTGAGCAAAGAGGATAACGCGCTTGCACGCCTATTGATTCCTTTGCTGAAATACCGTACAGGGGAAGAAGCTGTCAAATCAACCCATACCGCGATTGAAATTCATGGGGGTAACGGCTATATCGAGGAATACGTGACGCCGCGTCTGTTGCGTGACGCGCAAGTTTTGACCGTATGGGAAGGCACCTCGAATATACTGGCACTCGATATTTTGCGTGTGATGCAAAAAGAAAACAGCCACGAAGTGTTTAGCAGAATGCTTCGGGAGCGCATAGCTGGCTGGAAGCATGTCTTTTCACAGCCGTACGCCGAGCTGATTCGAACAGAACTGGCCATCCTGGAGGAAAATATCGCCTATCTCATGCAACAGATCCACGATTATATAACGTACAAATTAAAAACGCTCGCAGACCATATGGTAGATTTGTACACCTTATCATGCATCGTCAGTGAAGCAGAGGATCAGGTGACACGTGAGGGAAATGCGCGCAAATACATTTTGGCAAAGCTGTATGCCGAAAAGCATTTCCCTTCACGAGAAAAGCGGGGGATTCAAGTTGATCCTTTGCTGGATGTTCAGTTCTTTACCCAATTGGTGGAGTATCAGTTGGTCAGCGTAGAAGAATGGGCCCAACAGTCCGCTATTGTTCCGACCCGATAA